Proteins encoded by one window of Engraulis encrasicolus isolate BLACKSEA-1 chromosome 21, IST_EnEncr_1.0, whole genome shotgun sequence:
- the LOC134437833 gene encoding collagen alpha-1(I) chain-like, translating to MQTFTLLALLLSASVVLVHGSYLPLPACQVHGKTYVDGERWEPDLCTFCVCYNGGTLCGGHMCDSTNHCPDAFVPEGECCAVCPSSGERHGPKGQSGQMVPAMAILPRPWNGIPSP from the exons ATGCAGACCTTCACCTTACTggctctcctgctctctgcttCAGTCGTACTAGTGCACGGCTCTT ATCTTCCATTGCCTGCTTGCCAGGTTCACGGTAAAACCTATGTggatggggagagatgggagcCGGACCtgtgcacattttgtgtgtgttacaatGGTGGCACGCTCTGCGGTGGCCATATGTGCGACTCTACCAACCACTGTCCAGATGCATTCGTCCCAGAGGGTGAATGCTGCGCTGTGTGCCCTTCTTCTGGAGAACGGCATGGTCCAAAGGGTCAAAGTGGTCAAATGGTTCCAGCTATGGCGATT CTTCCCAGACCATGGAATGGCATTCCTTCGCCATGA